Proteins encoded by one window of Paenibacillus urinalis:
- the gcvPB gene encoding aminomethyl-transferring glycine dehydrogenase subunit GcvPB: MDFARTAGSEAPEQKLIFELSKPGRVAYSLPELDVPQVSQAELIPSGFLRKEAAALPEVYEVDVVRHYTSLSRRNFGVDNGFYPLGSCTMKYNPKINEDVARYTGFAKIHPYQPEESVQGALELLYQLQSDLAGLTGMDEVTLQPAAGAHGEWTGLMMIRAYHESRGEVRTKVIVPDSSHGTNPASATVAGFETVTIPSTAEGLVDLDELRAAVGNDTAALMLTNPNTLGLFEKQIVEIAKIVHDAGGLLYYDGANSNAIMGIARPGDMGFDVVHLNLHKTMSTPHGGGGPGAGPVGVKKLLVPFLPKPHVKRTEEGTFYLDREVGQSIGRVKAYYGNFGILVRAYAYIRTYGPVGLRQVSEYAVLNANYMMKRLEPYYEVPYPGVCKHEFVMSGKGLKQYGVRTLDVAKRLLDFGYHPPTIYFPLNVEECIMIEPTETESKETLDGFIDTMIRIAKEAEENPELVLNAPYGTPVTRLDETTAARKPVLNCACS, encoded by the coding sequence CTGGATTTTGCAAGAACAGCTGGATCAGAGGCTCCTGAGCAGAAGCTGATTTTTGAACTGAGCAAACCAGGTCGCGTCGCATACTCCTTGCCCGAGCTTGATGTACCTCAGGTCAGTCAGGCTGAGCTCATTCCTTCTGGATTTTTGCGTAAGGAAGCAGCTGCATTGCCAGAAGTATATGAAGTGGATGTCGTTCGCCACTATACAAGCTTGTCCCGCCGTAACTTTGGTGTAGATAACGGCTTCTATCCGCTGGGTTCTTGTACGATGAAATACAATCCGAAGATAAACGAGGATGTCGCCCGTTATACCGGATTTGCCAAGATTCACCCTTATCAGCCGGAAGAAAGTGTACAGGGAGCACTTGAGCTGCTGTATCAGCTCCAATCCGACCTCGCAGGTCTTACTGGAATGGACGAAGTGACGCTTCAGCCGGCAGCCGGTGCGCATGGTGAGTGGACAGGACTGATGATGATTCGTGCTTATCATGAGAGCCGCGGTGAAGTTCGTACCAAGGTCATCGTACCTGACTCTTCCCATGGTACGAACCCGGCCAGTGCGACAGTGGCAGGCTTTGAGACGGTGACGATTCCTTCAACTGCTGAGGGACTGGTCGATCTGGATGAGCTGCGTGCAGCTGTAGGTAATGATACAGCCGCACTCATGCTGACGAACCCGAATACACTCGGTCTGTTCGAGAAACAAATTGTGGAAATTGCCAAGATCGTGCATGATGCCGGCGGTCTTCTGTATTACGATGGAGCTAACTCCAACGCGATTATGGGTATTGCTCGTCCCGGCGATATGGGCTTTGACGTGGTCCACTTGAATCTGCATAAAACGATGAGTACTCCTCATGGCGGCGGCGGTCCGGGTGCTGGTCCGGTCGGCGTGAAGAAGCTGCTCGTGCCGTTCCTTCCGAAACCACACGTGAAACGTACAGAAGAAGGAACATTCTACTTGGATCGTGAAGTAGGGCAATCCATCGGCCGTGTTAAAGCTTATTATGGTAACTTCGGCATTCTTGTCCGTGCGTATGCCTATATCCGTACCTATGGTCCGGTTGGACTGCGTCAAGTTTCCGAGTATGCAGTGCTTAATGCCAACTACATGATGAAACGTCTTGAGCCCTATTACGAAGTTCCATATCCTGGTGTATGTAAACATGAATTCGTTATGTCGGGCAAAGGCTTGAAGCAGTATGGTGTACGTACACTTGATGTGGCCAAACGCCTGCTAGATTTCGGCTATCATCCGCCAACGATCTACTTCCCACTGAACGTGGAAGAATGCATCATGATTGAACCGACAGAAACCGAAAGCAAAGAAACACTCGACGGCTTCATCGACACGATGATCCGCATTGCCAAGGAAGCCGAGGAGAATCCTGAGCTCGTGCTTAATGCTCCATACGGTACACCGGTGACTCGTTTGGATGAAACGACAGCTGCACGTAAGCCTGTCCTTAACTGCGCTTGCAGCTAA
- a CDS encoding helix-turn-helix domain-containing protein translates to MSRRSSTSIETKLHAIQRCLEHRSNPNYEARQLGVSSHTVREWIRKYRADGLDGLGESRTWKTYSRELKIAAVQDVLSGHCSLEEATRKHRISSNSVLRKWINKYTKEIELKPTLKGRGLSQMNKGRKTTYEERIEIAQYTIANGLDYQKAIEKYGVSYQQVYAWVRKYQAGSEDALKDNRGRKKPVEELDEHERLKLRIKELEARNEYLEMENAFAKKLAEIKRRNTR, encoded by the coding sequence ATGTCTAGAAGAAGTTCAACTTCAATTGAAACGAAACTGCATGCCATACAGCGATGCCTGGAGCACAGGTCAAATCCAAACTATGAAGCGAGACAACTAGGGGTTAGTTCCCACACAGTTAGAGAGTGGATAAGAAAATACAGAGCAGATGGTTTGGATGGATTGGGGGAATCGAGAACATGGAAAACGTATTCAAGGGAATTGAAAATTGCTGCTGTTCAGGATGTGTTATCTGGACATTGCTCCCTTGAAGAGGCGACAAGGAAGCATCGTATTTCCAGCAACAGTGTGTTGCGGAAATGGATTAACAAGTATACTAAGGAGATAGAATTAAAACCTACTCTTAAAGGAAGAGGACTATCTCAAATGAACAAAGGACGTAAAACAACTTACGAGGAACGTATTGAAATTGCGCAATATACAATCGCTAATGGTTTGGATTATCAGAAAGCCATCGAAAAGTACGGTGTATCTTATCAGCAAGTGTATGCCTGGGTTCGGAAGTATCAAGCAGGCAGTGAAGATGCTCTTAAGGACAATCGCGGTCGAAAGAAGCCTGTAGAGGAACTGGATGAGCATGAACGTCTCAAGCTGCGGATCAAGGAATTAGAAGCTCGAAACGAATACCTGGAGATGGAGAATGCCTTCGCAAAAAAGTTGGCGGAGATCAAGCGACGAAATACACGCTAA
- a CDS encoding IS3 family transposase — protein sequence MYQAIQELNKEKGYAIKKLCALAGVARSAYYKWLGWTPSTKELEIQVLAKEVKLRYDKRNGILGYRQMRTQLNRKLKKQYNKKRYYRIMRALGLKAVIRKKRPSYMKAPETHVVENVMNRNFEAQSPNTKWCTDVTELKYGNGRKAYLSAIIDVYDNSIVSWVLSHSNNTKLVVDTLKQAYEKNPGVTPLLHSDRGFQYTSHEYNRLQLKYGFMKSMSRVSRCLDNQPIERFWGTYKSESYYLTKHDTYEDVLKDVSNYIRYYNNHRYTERLEGLSPNEYRRVA from the coding sequence TTGTATCAAGCGATTCAAGAACTGAACAAAGAAAAAGGTTACGCAATTAAGAAGTTGTGTGCGTTAGCAGGGGTTGCTCGATCTGCCTATTACAAGTGGTTAGGTTGGACGCCATCTACCAAGGAACTTGAAATTCAAGTGCTAGCCAAAGAAGTAAAGCTTCGTTATGACAAGCGAAACGGAATACTTGGCTACCGCCAAATGCGTACTCAATTAAACCGAAAGCTCAAAAAGCAGTACAACAAAAAGCGCTATTACCGAATTATGCGTGCGCTTGGCCTCAAAGCAGTCATTCGTAAGAAACGACCAAGCTATATGAAAGCCCCAGAGACCCATGTCGTTGAAAATGTAATGAATCGTAACTTTGAGGCCCAGTCTCCAAATACAAAGTGGTGTACAGATGTGACAGAACTGAAGTATGGAAATGGCCGCAAAGCCTATTTAAGCGCCATTATCGATGTATATGATAACTCCATTGTTTCATGGGTATTAAGCCATTCCAACAACACTAAACTCGTGGTGGATACGCTGAAGCAGGCTTATGAGAAGAATCCCGGTGTAACCCCACTCCTACACAGCGACAGAGGTTTCCAGTACACGTCCCACGAGTATAATCGGCTCCAACTAAAGTATGGATTTATGAAAAGCATGTCTCGTGTGAGCCGATGCTTGGACAACCAACCTATTGAGCGCTTTTGGGGTACTTATAAATCGGAAAGTTATTATCTTACAAAGCATGATACCTATGAAGACGTCCTGAAAGATGTTAGCAATTATATTCGCTATTACAATAACCATCGCTATACAGAACGTTTAGAGGGTCTGTCACCCAACGAATACAGGCGAGTTGCATAA
- a CDS encoding DEAD/DEAH box helicase: MNLAIKMMREFKNRDTQNKLKSYQDKVELIRKWNLETWDDQQLQVESLRLRTKAKLGIPLDELLVDAYALVCETAKRTLGLQPYDVQIIGAIALHEGYLIEQHTGEGKTLSAVMPAYLNALTGKGVHVLTFNDYLANRDAVWMGPIYRLLGLTVSSVQAGMSFSEKREAYAQDITYVTAKEAGFDYLRDTIALDEANTVHRSFHYVIVDEADSLLLDEARVPLVIAGESDFLSRDVTRFTEVARQLEQDEHYDFDEFKRNVYLNEAGAAKAEELLGCGNLYESHNSHILSSLNCALHAEYLLVKDVDYIVRDGVIEQIDEYTGRVAENRHLPDGLQAALGAKEELELLGGGKILGTITLQHFLSLYPKICGMTATAHASAMEFEDIYALQVVQIPPNRPNIRIDQPHRIYTHKEAKLKALVYEISSVHREGRPILIGTSSVEESDMLAKALAAANVPCHVLNAKNDAEEADVIAKAGEIGAVTVSTNMAGRGVDIRLGGGNPTQAEEVAKLGGLYVIGTHVHESVRIDDQLRGRSGRQGDPGGSVFFVSLEDELMLRFGIDKAIRVPKQDEALDDPVLRNKITHIQRVIMGQNFDIQKELNSYSDMVEDQRRILFEERLRILKGEKSMSPSEQRVRLFYIDQFWAEHLSYVSYIREGIHLESIASRNPIDEFHAQISEAYEQIPAKVNRETENMLIKLEGSNDPAEWERFGLMSPTSTRTYIINDQYSQNKRSSWSTTTIMAYYIRKIMRRILWPVHKLPKL, from the coding sequence ATGAATTTAGCCATTAAGATGATGCGAGAATTCAAAAACCGCGATACCCAAAATAAGCTGAAAAGCTATCAGGATAAAGTGGAACTCATAAGGAAATGGAATTTGGAAACATGGGACGATCAGCAGCTTCAAGTAGAATCACTCAGGTTGAGAACGAAAGCAAAATTGGGTATACCTTTGGACGAGCTGCTTGTGGATGCTTATGCGCTAGTCTGCGAGACGGCGAAGAGAACGCTTGGATTACAGCCCTACGATGTCCAGATAATAGGTGCAATCGCTCTGCATGAGGGCTATTTGATAGAGCAGCATACCGGCGAAGGAAAGACGCTTTCAGCTGTTATGCCTGCTTATCTAAATGCATTAACCGGTAAAGGCGTTCATGTGCTGACATTCAATGATTATTTGGCAAATCGGGATGCAGTGTGGATGGGACCGATCTATCGTCTTCTAGGGTTAACGGTAAGCTCAGTTCAAGCGGGTATGAGCTTCTCCGAGAAACGGGAAGCATACGCACAGGATATTACCTACGTTACGGCTAAAGAGGCAGGATTTGACTATTTGCGGGACACAATCGCACTGGATGAGGCGAATACTGTGCACCGTTCTTTCCACTATGTCATCGTTGACGAAGCGGATTCGCTTCTTCTCGATGAAGCAAGGGTACCGCTAGTCATTGCCGGAGAATCGGATTTTTTAAGTAGAGACGTTACTCGTTTCACAGAAGTAGCCAGGCAGCTCGAGCAAGATGAGCATTATGACTTCGATGAGTTCAAGCGGAATGTATATTTGAATGAAGCAGGCGCTGCGAAAGCGGAAGAGCTGCTCGGATGCGGCAATTTATATGAGAGCCATAATAGTCATATTTTATCTTCGTTAAATTGTGCGCTGCATGCAGAATATTTATTAGTAAAAGACGTCGATTACATCGTCCGGGACGGTGTAATTGAACAGATCGACGAATATACCGGCCGCGTGGCGGAGAACCGGCATCTGCCGGACGGGCTGCAAGCGGCGCTTGGGGCCAAAGAAGAGCTCGAACTCTTAGGCGGCGGGAAAATTCTTGGGACGATCACTCTCCAACACTTCCTTAGCCTTTATCCTAAGATTTGTGGAATGACGGCTACCGCGCATGCATCAGCCATGGAGTTCGAAGATATTTATGCATTGCAGGTTGTACAAATCCCGCCAAACCGTCCGAACATTCGAATTGATCAGCCGCATCGAATTTATACTCATAAAGAAGCCAAGCTTAAGGCACTTGTATATGAAATATCGTCCGTCCATAGGGAGGGACGCCCAATTCTAATTGGTACGTCAAGCGTCGAGGAGTCTGACATGCTGGCGAAGGCGCTGGCTGCTGCAAACGTACCTTGTCATGTTTTGAATGCGAAGAATGACGCTGAGGAAGCTGATGTTATCGCCAAAGCGGGAGAGATTGGTGCGGTGACCGTGTCTACGAATATGGCGGGACGCGGCGTCGATATTCGGCTCGGCGGGGGTAACCCCACGCAAGCAGAAGAAGTTGCTAAACTAGGCGGATTGTACGTGATTGGTACGCATGTGCACGAAAGTGTGCGGATCGACGACCAACTGCGCGGACGTTCCGGCCGCCAAGGGGACCCCGGAGGTTCGGTATTCTTCGTAAGCTTGGAGGATGAGTTGATGCTGCGGTTCGGCATTGATAAAGCAATTCGTGTTCCAAAGCAGGATGAGGCTCTCGATGATCCTGTGCTTCGTAACAAAATTACACATATCCAGCGTGTTATTATGGGGCAAAACTTTGATATCCAAAAGGAACTGAATTCATATTCGGATATGGTGGAGGATCAGCGGCGAATTCTGTTCGAGGAGCGGCTCCGAATTTTAAAAGGGGAGAAGTCAATGAGTCCTTCGGAACAGCGAGTTCGGCTTTTTTATATCGATCAGTTTTGGGCTGAACATCTGTCATACGTTTCGTACATTCGAGAAGGCATCCACCTAGAGAGCATTGCTAGCCGCAATCCGATTGACGAGTTTCATGCCCAAATCTCCGAAGCATATGAACAAATTCCGGCTAAAGTAAATCGCGAGACTGAGAATATGCTTATAAAACTTGAAGGTTCAAATGATCCGGCAGAATGGGAGAGGTTCGGACTAATGAGTCCTACTTCCACTCGGACTTATATTATTAACGATCAATACAGTCAGAATAAGCGCAGCTCATGGAGCACCACGACGATAATGGCTTATTATATCCGTAAAATCATGAGGCGGATATTGTGGCCGGTACATAAGCTGCCAAAATTGTGA
- a CDS encoding GNAT family N-acetyltransferase — translation MYKDKEITIRPIEQGDLPRLWELIYKEENPEWKQWDAPYFAHHTKSWEEFAEMQDSWIACDHRWVITTHEEICGLVSYYYEDEQKNWLEMGIVLHQPNSWNKLVGTRALSLWIDHLFNHLPLARVGLTTWSGNTRMIRVAEKLGMQIEGRIRKVRFYNGKHYDSIRMGMLREEWEI, via the coding sequence ATGTACAAAGATAAGGAAATTACGATCCGACCGATAGAACAGGGAGATTTGCCACGTTTATGGGAGCTGATCTACAAGGAAGAGAATCCGGAGTGGAAGCAGTGGGATGCACCTTACTTTGCTCATCATACAAAGAGCTGGGAAGAGTTTGCTGAGATGCAGGATAGCTGGATTGCATGCGATCATCGCTGGGTCATCACGACGCATGAAGAGATATGCGGCTTGGTTTCCTACTATTATGAGGATGAGCAGAAGAATTGGCTGGAGATGGGGATTGTGCTGCATCAGCCGAACAGCTGGAACAAGTTGGTGGGAACCAGAGCCTTAAGCTTATGGATCGATCATTTGTTTAATCATTTGCCTCTTGCTAGAGTGGGACTAACGACTTGGTCAGGGAACACCCGAATGATTCGGGTCGCTGAGAAGCTGGGGATGCAGATTGAAGGCCGTATCCGTAAGGTTAGATTCTATAATGGAAAGCACTATGATTCCATCCGGATGGGAATGCTGCGCGAAGAGTGGGAGATATGA
- the ptsP gene encoding phosphoenolpyruvate--protein phosphotransferase, whose product MPNVSGIAASAGIAIARAFILEHPDYSVEKRSITDVDAEIAKLEAALEKSEAELQAIKARTLQELGEKKAEIFESHLLILNDPELIDPVKSKISDEKVNAEFALEETAATFIQMFENMKSAYLQERAADMRDVTKRVLGHLLGLQVVNPAEISEEVIVLAEDLTPSDTAQLNRKYVLGFATNIGGRTSHSAIMARSLEIPAVVGTKEVLTQAKNGDLIIVDGLDGHVLINPEDSVVEEYKSKQAAYAAQVAEWRKLRDEPTVTVDGVHVELAANIGTPNDVAGVLENGGEGVGLYRTEFLYMGRDKLPSEDVQYNAYKTVLEKMEGKPVVVRTLDIGGDKELPYLDLPKEMNPFLGFRAVRLCLDRQDIFRTQLRALLRASVHGNLRIMFPMIATLGEFREAKAILLEEKEKLVAEGTQVSDSIQLGIMVEIPSTAVLADQFAKEVDFFSIGTNDLIQYTMAADRMNERVSYLYQPYNPSILRLIKMVIDAAHREGRWVGMCGEMAGDATAIPLLLGLGLDEFSMSATSILPARSQLTKLSQADMKELAAKALDMQTAEQVVELVQSIEQ is encoded by the coding sequence ATGCCTAATGTTTCCGGGATTGCTGCCTCGGCGGGTATTGCCATTGCCCGGGCGTTTATCTTGGAGCACCCTGATTACTCTGTAGAAAAACGCTCGATCACCGACGTTGATGCGGAGATTGCTAAACTGGAAGCGGCTTTGGAGAAATCCGAAGCCGAGCTCCAGGCAATCAAAGCACGTACCTTGCAAGAATTGGGTGAGAAAAAAGCAGAAATTTTTGAATCTCACTTGCTGATATTGAATGACCCAGAACTTATTGATCCTGTTAAATCGAAAATTTCGGATGAAAAAGTAAACGCTGAATTCGCTCTTGAAGAGACAGCTGCTACATTCATTCAAATGTTTGAAAATATGAAGAGTGCATATCTTCAAGAACGTGCAGCTGACATGCGCGACGTTACAAAACGTGTGCTTGGTCACTTGCTTGGATTACAAGTGGTCAATCCGGCAGAGATCAGTGAAGAAGTGATCGTACTTGCTGAGGATTTGACTCCATCCGATACAGCACAACTGAACCGTAAATACGTGCTTGGCTTTGCTACCAATATCGGTGGTCGTACTTCTCACTCCGCAATTATGGCCAGATCTCTTGAGATTCCTGCAGTCGTAGGAACGAAGGAAGTACTGACTCAAGCGAAGAATGGTGATCTAATCATCGTTGACGGCTTGGACGGACATGTACTGATTAATCCTGAGGATTCCGTTGTGGAAGAATACAAATCCAAGCAGGCTGCTTATGCTGCACAAGTTGCGGAATGGAGAAAACTGCGCGACGAGCCTACAGTTACGGTAGACGGCGTGCATGTTGAGCTTGCTGCAAACATTGGTACTCCTAATGATGTGGCGGGAGTGCTTGAGAACGGCGGAGAGGGCGTAGGTCTCTATCGTACAGAATTCCTGTACATGGGACGCGACAAGCTGCCATCTGAAGATGTGCAGTACAACGCCTACAAAACCGTTCTTGAGAAAATGGAAGGAAAACCCGTTGTCGTTCGTACGCTCGACATTGGTGGAGACAAGGAGCTTCCTTACCTTGATCTTCCAAAAGAAATGAATCCGTTCCTGGGCTTCCGTGCGGTTCGTCTATGCCTGGATCGTCAAGACATTTTCCGTACACAGCTTCGTGCCTTGCTTCGTGCGAGTGTACATGGCAACCTGCGTATTATGTTCCCGATGATTGCTACGCTTGGAGAATTCCGTGAAGCAAAAGCGATTCTTCTCGAAGAGAAGGAAAAGCTTGTAGCTGAAGGTACTCAAGTATCCGACAGCATTCAGCTTGGAATCATGGTTGAAATTCCTTCAACTGCGGTGCTTGCTGATCAATTTGCCAAGGAAGTGGACTTCTTCAGCATCGGTACAAACGATCTGATCCAGTACACAATGGCCGCTGACCGGATGAATGAACGCGTATCTTATCTGTACCAGCCTTATAACCCATCCATTCTTCGTTTGATTAAAATGGTCATTGATGCAGCGCATCGCGAAGGCCGTTGGGTTGGTATGTGCGGAGAGATGGCAGGGGATGCTACCGCAATTCCGCTGCTTCTGGGTCTTGGCCTGGATGAATTCAGCATGAGCGCAACTTCAATTCTGCCTGCACGCAGCCAGCTGACGAAGCTGTCTCAAGCAGACATGAAAGAGCTTGCTGCAAAAGCGCTGGATATGCAGACGGCTGAACAGGTAGTAGAGCTTGTTCAAAGCATCGAACAGTAA
- a CDS encoding HPr family phosphocarrier protein — MQQTFRITDEDGIHARPATALVNTANKFKGAESFAEAKGKKVTLKSILGVLSLGLEKGDTISIIVEGEGEAQAIQALTDVMVNEGLGEVHA; from the coding sequence ATGCAACAAACATTCAGAATTACTGACGAAGATGGAATCCATGCACGCCCTGCAACAGCACTTGTAAACACAGCTAATAAATTTAAAGGTGCTGAGTCTTTTGCAGAAGCGAAAGGCAAAAAAGTAACATTGAAATCCATTCTGGGTGTTCTCTCCCTTGGTCTTGAAAAAGGCGACACAATCAGCATCATCGTTGAAGGCGAAGGAGAAGCACAAGCGATTCAAGCCCTGACAGACGTGATGGTTAACGAAGGGCTGGGCGAAGTTCATGCCTAA
- the ptsG gene encoding glucose-specific PTS transporter subunit IIBC codes for MFKKLFGVLQRVGKAVMLPVAILPAAGLLLGIGNLLVNPDFLQYVPFLEAHWIQVIANVMMNSGQIVFDNLSLLFAVGVAIGLAGGDGVAGLAAIIGYLVMNVTMGTVMGVNDYVLTQGDFAYASVLGIPTLQTGVFGGIIIGVLAASMYNRFFKIELPSYLGFFAGKRFVPIITAVMALLIGLALTLIWPPIQNAMNFISTSMIDTNKTLAAFIFGVIERSLIPFGLHHIFYSPFWFEFGEYVNKAGELVRGDQKIFMAQLRDGVEFTAGTFTTGKYPFMMFGLPAAALAIYHTAKPENKKVVGSLMVSGALTAFLTGITEPLEFSFLFVAPILFAVHAVFAGLSFMVMHILGVKIGMTFSGGFIDFMLFGVLPNRTPWWLVIVVGLVFAVIYYFGFRFVIQKFNLKTPGREDKVVETGSNNTGSKDELPHQILKAFGGSDNIKHLDACITRLRIEVKDKGNVNKGRLKDLGASGVLEVGNNVQAIFGTRSDTIKSQMKDIMEGRTPAPAPAAEEPKPEEEQAQGEAGEAIINEQIVMPVNGELLDITTVPDPVFSEKMTGDGFAILPHDGTIVSPVNGKVFNVFPSKHAVGIMSDGGKEVLVHIGVNTVKLKGQGFNVLVAEGDLVSAGQPIMEVDVNYVKEHAPSIISPIIFSNLPEGSTVTLNKSGVLKAGEEGIITIK; via the coding sequence ATGTTCAAAAAGCTTTTCGGCGTGTTGCAGCGTGTCGGTAAAGCAGTCATGCTTCCGGTTGCGATCTTGCCGGCGGCAGGACTTCTGCTCGGGATCGGGAACCTTCTGGTCAACCCGGACTTCCTGCAGTATGTGCCTTTTCTAGAAGCGCACTGGATTCAAGTCATTGCTAATGTCATGATGAACTCGGGACAAATTGTCTTTGATAACCTGTCCTTGCTGTTCGCGGTCGGCGTAGCAATTGGTCTTGCCGGTGGAGACGGCGTTGCGGGTCTCGCTGCGATTATCGGTTACCTTGTTATGAACGTAACAATGGGCACCGTAATGGGTGTAAATGATTACGTACTTACTCAAGGGGACTTTGCTTACGCAAGCGTACTCGGTATCCCGACTTTGCAGACAGGCGTGTTCGGTGGTATCATAATCGGGGTCTTGGCTGCCTCGATGTACAATCGGTTTTTCAAAATCGAGCTTCCGTCCTACCTTGGCTTCTTTGCAGGTAAACGTTTTGTTCCAATTATCACTGCAGTGATGGCGCTACTGATTGGTTTGGCTCTAACATTGATCTGGCCGCCAATTCAAAATGCGATGAACTTTATTTCTACAAGTATGATTGATACGAACAAAACACTGGCTGCCTTTATTTTCGGTGTGATCGAACGCTCGCTCATTCCGTTTGGTTTACATCACATCTTCTACTCTCCATTCTGGTTTGAGTTTGGTGAATATGTAAACAAGGCTGGAGAACTCGTTCGTGGTGACCAGAAGATATTCATGGCTCAGCTTCGTGATGGTGTAGAATTTACAGCAGGTACATTTACGACAGGTAAATATCCGTTCATGATGTTCGGTCTTCCGGCTGCAGCACTTGCGATCTACCACACAGCGAAGCCAGAGAACAAGAAAGTTGTCGGTTCCCTGATGGTTTCCGGTGCACTGACAGCCTTCCTGACAGGTATTACAGAGCCGCTTGAGTTCTCATTCCTGTTCGTAGCACCAATCTTGTTCGCAGTTCATGCTGTGTTTGCAGGTTTGTCCTTTATGGTGATGCACATTCTCGGCGTTAAGATCGGGATGACCTTCTCCGGCGGATTCATTGACTTCATGCTGTTCGGCGTATTGCCAAACCGTACGCCTTGGTGGCTGGTTATTGTCGTAGGTCTTGTATTTGCGGTAATCTACTACTTCGGTTTCCGTTTCGTCATTCAGAAATTCAATCTGAAAACACCGGGACGCGAGGACAAAGTAGTAGAGACGGGATCGAACAATACAGGATCGAAGGACGAGCTCCCGCATCAAATTCTAAAAGCCTTTGGTGGTTCAGATAACATCAAGCATTTGGATGCATGTATCACAAGACTTCGTATCGAGGTTAAAGATAAAGGCAACGTCAATAAAGGGCGTTTGAAAGACCTTGGTGCTTCTGGAGTATTGGAAGTTGGTAACAACGTACAGGCGATCTTCGGGACACGTTCCGATACGATCAAGTCCCAAATGAAGGACATCATGGAGGGGCGTACACCGGCACCAGCTCCAGCAGCTGAAGAGCCTAAACCTGAAGAAGAGCAGGCACAAGGTGAAGCAGGTGAAGCGATCATCAACGAGCAGATCGTGATGCCGGTCAACGGTGAGCTTCTCGATATTACGACAGTTCCAGACCCTGTATTTTCGGAGAAAATGACAGGTGATGGATTCGCGATTCTGCCGCATGATGGAACGATTGTATCACCAGTGAACGGTAAAGTGTTCAATGTATTCCCAAGCAAGCATGCGGTCGGCATCATGTCTGACGGCGGCAAGGAAGTACTTGTTCACATTGGAGTTAACACGGTGAAGCTGAAAGGCCAAGGCTTTAATGTTCTGGTTGCTGAGGGAGATCTTGTCTCTGCAGGTCAACCGATCATGGAAGTTGACGTGAATTATGTTAAGGAGCATGCTCCTTCCATTATTTCACCAATTATTTTCTCTAACCTGCCGGAAGGATCCACAGTTACACTGAATAAATCCGGTGTACTGAAAGCAGGCGAAGAGGGAATTATAACAATCAAATAA
- the glcT gene encoding glucose PTS transporter transcription antiterminator GlcT, translating into MRHAKITNYGAKRGAKVNLKVAKVLNNNVIIATHPEHEEVVIISKGIGFNRKSGDQIPLQAVEKMFILTRQEEQEQYKQLVPRVSEKLIETINDIILNITSKSNVPLNEHIHIALTDHIAFAMKRKEQGIVLHNPFLYETKDMYPMEYEFAEYAIELIEKRLGVDLGKEEIGFVALHIYSAMTNQNISQVQEHSKLIADLVALVEEQLDYRIPRDSLDYSRLVTHLRFAIERVRRGEEVAEIYKLDSLLNQEYPEMYSLAWKLTKIMERRINLPVYSAEVSYLTMHLQRLSQKKERNE; encoded by the coding sequence ATGCGACACGCCAAAATTACGAATTATGGGGCTAAAAGAGGTGCAAAAGTGAACCTGAAGGTAGCTAAAGTGTTGAATAACAATGTGATTATCGCGACCCACCCTGAACACGAAGAAGTAGTCATCATCAGCAAAGGGATTGGATTCAATCGCAAATCAGGTGATCAAATTCCTCTGCAGGCAGTAGAAAAAATGTTTATATTAACTAGGCAGGAGGAGCAGGAGCAATACAAGCAGCTGGTTCCTCGTGTTAGTGAGAAGTTAATAGAAACGATTAACGATATTATTTTAAATATAACGAGCAAGAGCAACGTTCCTCTCAACGAGCATATTCATATTGCCTTGACCGATCATATTGCCTTTGCTATGAAGCGCAAAGAGCAAGGCATCGTATTGCATAATCCTTTTTTGTACGAGACAAAAGATATGTATCCCATGGAGTATGAATTTGCGGAGTATGCCATCGAGCTGATCGAGAAGCGTCTGGGAGTGGATCTTGGCAAAGAAGAGATTGGATTTGTAGCCCTTCACATTTATAGTGCCATGACGAATCAGAATATTTCACAGGTGCAAGAGCATTCCAAGCTCATAGCAGACCTGGTGGCTCTGGTTGAGGAGCAGCTCGATTACCGTATCCCTCGTGATTCTCTGGATTATTCCAGGCTTGTGACCCATCTTAGATTTGCAATCGAAAGGGTTCGACGCGGTGAAGAAGTAGCCGAGATTTACAAATTGGATTCACTGCTTAATCAAGAATATCCGGAGATGTATTCGCTTGCTTGGAAGCTGACGAAGATTATGGAGAGAAGAATTAATCTTCCTGTGTACTCCGCCGAGGTGAGTTATTTGACGATGCATTTACAGCGTCTTTCCCAAAAAAAGGAGCGTAACGAATAA